TAATCCTGTCAACAATCCCTTTAAAAAAATTTTGCTTGTTGTATCTTTGTTTGTCATGTTTTTTTTAATTTAATTTTATAAATCTTCCTCTTCAAATACACTGCAAGTCGTATCTCCATTTCCAGAAATTACTCCCCCACACTGAGGACAAGGCTCTTTTCCTTGAGCAATCAAATCATCGCAAGCGCAAGTTCCTGCAGTCTGGTTGTTCCAGATGTTATCCTCCATGTAACACATGGTACAAGCTGGCTCAACACAGCACCTATAAACTCCAGCTGCAATTGCTTTCTCAATGCCTAAACCTTGTTCTTTTGCAACCCGCTGCTGCATTTCTTCTGGTGATAATCTTTCAAAAGAAGAAAGAAAACTATTAATTCCCAATCCCAAGCCAAAAGCGATAATAAACAGTAATATGACGAATAAGATTTTTTTCATAAAACGACCATTTATTATTCATTAAGACGACAAAATCTATTTTATCAATTTTTAATTATATTTCAACATTTAAAAACCTATAATTTTGCCTCTTATTTCTTTGCTCAATATTTTATCCTTTATTTTTTATTAAAGCAATTTCTCAAGTCTTTCACTTATTGCTTTCCAATTGACAACATTCCAGAAAGCATCAATAAAGCCATTTCTGTTATTCTTATAATCCAGATAATACGCATGCTCAAAAACATCTATTACCATTAAAATATCGAATGTTGGATAAATATTGGTATTATGTTTTTCTATTTGCATTATTATTGGTTTTTTTATTTGCTTATCAAAAGATAAAGCTGCCCAACCAGAACCCTCAACAGATGCTGCGGCCTGACTGAATTCATGTTTAAACCTCTCAAAACTCTGAAATTCATGATTAATAGCTTTTTCCAACTTATCACTGGGTTTTCCTCCACCTCCT
This window of the Patescibacteria group bacterium genome carries:
- a CDS encoding superoxide dismutase; amino-acid sequence: MKHYTLPDLSYSYKDLEPHISQEQLEIHHKKHHQSYVDGANAILEKIEQARKDSIDLDLKSTLKNLSFNIGGHLLHSLFWESLTSPLKGGGGKPSDKLEKAINHEFQSFERFKHEFSQAAASVEGSGWAALSFDKQIKKPIIMQIEKHNTNIYPTFDILMVIDVFEHAYYLDYKNNRNGFIDAFWNVVNWKAISERLEKLL